A stretch of the Uranotaenia lowii strain MFRU-FL chromosome 3, ASM2978415v1, whole genome shotgun sequence genome encodes the following:
- the LOC129758628 gene encoding pescadillo homolog, protein MEEEEEEEDDEERKKKKKEIERKNAPGVKIKNFNNVLKIEPSIVHSLYKDEYERCIFVKFIDETTGIRGVHLEIAKELPANLFIAHFKVRLFYDGVKNRCFVCQSEDHFKAECPKLISRQLPEKSSETSASYSQVPSQVNATNGAASKIANLTTNNTTLPLKSTNRSKRISPAILSGIVQASAATKLKALTETINSEEEIREILDDNGEDDDENKFENDDDNDTSDDDDNEDDASEDDENDDDDDDDKINLEKINLKRAISSPSFASDKEIRKKVKPKNKETSVPAVVALIPEMNPIEPSVRKTRRIAATVQKSKPV, encoded by the exons ATGgaagaagaagaggaagaagaGGATGATGAGGAgcggaagaagaagaagaaggagatCGAAAGAAAGAATGCG CCGGGAGTGAAGATAAAGAACTTCAACAATGTGTTGAAGATAGAACCGTCGATAGTACATTCATTATACAAGGATGAATACGAACGctgtatttttgtgaaattcatCGATGAAACCAC CGGCATTCGTGGCGTTCACTTGGAAATCGCCAAGGAACTGCCAGCGAATCTTTTCATCGCCCATTTCAAGGTCAGACTATTCTATGACGGTGTGAAAAATCGGTGTTTTGTTTGCCAGAGCGAAGATCATTTTAAAGCAGAGTGTCCAAAACTGATAAGCCGTCAATTGCCTGAAAAGTCATCTGAAACAAGTGCATCATACAGCCAAGTGCCAAGCCAAGTAAACGCGACAAACGGAGCTGCCTCAAAAATCGCGAATCTTACTACAAACAATACAACGTTGCCGTTGAAATCGACCAATAGATCTAAACGCATATCGCCAGCCATACTCAGTGGGATTGTTCAGGCATCGGCTGCCACAAAACTGAAAGCGTTGACAGAAACAATAAACAGCGAAGAAGAAATCAGAGAAATATTGGACGACAATGGAGAAGACGACGACGAAAACAAGTTCGAAAACGATGATGACAACGATACTAGTGACGATGATGATAACGAAGACGACGCCAGTGAAGATGACGAaaacgatgatgatgacgacgacgataaAATCAATCTGGAAAAGATAAATTTGAAACGAGCAATTTCCAGCCCCAGTTTTGCTTCTGATAaagaaataaggaaaaaagtaaaaccaaaaaataaagaaacatcgGTCCCAGCAGTGGTGGCATTGATTCCAGAAATGAACCCTATAGAACCCAGTGTACGCAAGACCCGAAGGATAGCAGCTACTGTGCAAAAAAGTAAACCTGTGTAA
- the LOC129758636 gene encoding uncharacterized protein LOC129758636: protein MEGPPPDDPPNLGEKRLPVYMTTRHNDGVLRVLQLRAKGNDLDSPNPQTDEPRLPSNPFVIARSIEAAIGYENRKLVTATKEARGTRYVLRTQSPIIYKALICMTHLIDESKTQVEVIDHPRYNFTKGVVFDQDTINVSDEDLLEELREQGVTLVRRITKKISEKETKNTPLVVLTFRGTVRPNFIYFGMIRTNVRPYYDSVLICRKCSAYGHSIKNCSNEAVCLTCSQTHTIPENQPCKNSPFCRHCEGPHSPVSKDCPIFRREEAVIRLKTDRGITFNEARKEIEETTKNASYSSKVQNRLSEFSDKDREIKLLREELAKLRNQMKDYVSLKNELEELKSSIQNVTKSNSKNLQPEKSIQTNLPQTNYAEVSTKARLSRKDSGTNNNNKPSNSTKSTTQQPSSNTTKNYSCSVSRKRILDISPPTTETKKLIKCPEPSHEIVVSTEIEMLDDSE, encoded by the coding sequence ATGGAGGGTCCACCTCCGGACGATCCGCCCAATTTAGGTGAAAAACGACTTCCGGTTTACATGACCACTCGGCATAATGACGGTGTTTTACGTGTCCTGCAATTACGCGCAAAAGGAAATGACCTTGACTCTCCTAACCCACAAACAGATGAGCCTCGTCTGCCCTCTAATCCATTTGTTATTGCACGATCGATTGAGGCAGCAATTGGGTACGAAAATCGAAAACTAGTAACAGCCACAAAAGAAGCTCGAGGAACACGTTATGTTCTTCGAACGCAGTCGCCTATCATTTACAAAGCTCTAATCTGTATGACTCATCTTATTGATGAGAGCAAAACCCAGGTTGAAGTCATTGACCACCCAAGATATAATTTCACCAAGGGCGTAGTCTTTGACCAGGACACAATAAACGTTTCGGATGAGGATTTACTTGAGGAGCTGAGGGAACAAGGCGTAACTTTAGTTAGACGGATCACCAAGAAAATCAGcgaaaaagaaactaaaaataCACCGCTTGTTGTATTAACATTCAGAGGAACGGTACGTCCGAACTTCATTTACTTTGGGATGATACGCACTAATGTAAGACCCTACTACGACAGTGTTCTGATTTGCCGAAAATGCTCCGCTTATGGACATTCTATCAAGAATTGTTCCAATGAAGCGGTCTGCCTAACTTGCTCACAAACGCACACCATACCCGAAAACCAGCCATGTAAAAACTCCCCATTCTGTCGGCACTGCGAAGGGCCTCACTCACCGGTCAGTAAAGACTGTCCGATCTTCCGCAGGGAAGAGGCGGTGATCCGACTTAAAACCGACAGGGGTATAACTTTCAATGAAGCTAgaaaagaaattgaagaaaCCACAAAAAACGCTAGCTACTCCAGCAAAGTACAAAATCGACTTTCCGAGTTTTCTGATAAGGACAGAGAAATAAAACTACTACGAGAGGAACTGGCAAAACTTCGAAACCAGATGAAGGACTATGTGTCTCTAAAGAACGAACTCGAAGAACTGAAGTCCTCTatccaaaatgtgacaaaatcgAACTCGAAAAATCTCCAGCCTGAAAAATCGATCCAAACTAATTTACCTCAAACAAACTATGCTGAAGTAAGTACCAAGGCAAGACTCTCTCGTAAAGATTCCGgcacaaacaacaacaacaagccAAGCAACTCCACAAAATCAACCACTCAACAACCTTCCTCGAACACTACCAAGAACTATAGCTGCAGTGTAAGCCGGAAAAGAATTCTGGATATCTCTCCCCCTACAACAGAAACCAAGAAGCTGATCAAATGCCCTGAACCGAGCCATGAAATCGTTGTTTCAACAGAAATTGAAATGCTCGATGATAgcgaataa